From one Nonomuraea polychroma genomic stretch:
- a CDS encoding NAD(P)-dependent oxidoreductase has protein sequence MTTPWNLLALPPLPEELMRHLLAPLGDRVDVRVPAARDRDALLAALPEAEIVLGDWTSTLVMDAAAVAAAPRLAFVQQPSVGVDGHDLDALAASGVPLANTPGVSAVAVSEWCLAATLSLSRKLGAADAAVRAGEWPQQGLQPYELRGRRVGIVGYGPIGVSCAEMFRALGCHVTFWTRTPRADPAFEDLETLVSGSDVVVVVIALSDETRGLIDPARMKQGALLVNAARGGVVDQQALVASLRDGHLGGAALDVFDVEPLPAGDPLRDLPNVLLSPHVAGVTPEATGRLLTATLANLTAALEGREVEAVLNGVSPLVRRKFTESSTT, from the coding sequence ATGACGACGCCCTGGAACCTGCTCGCGCTTCCTCCGCTCCCGGAGGAGCTGATGCGGCACCTGCTCGCCCCGCTGGGCGACCGGGTGGACGTCCGCGTGCCCGCGGCTCGCGACAGGGACGCGCTCCTGGCGGCGCTGCCTGAGGCGGAGATCGTGCTCGGCGACTGGACGAGCACCCTGGTCATGGACGCCGCGGCGGTCGCGGCGGCGCCCCGGCTGGCCTTCGTCCAGCAGCCGTCCGTGGGCGTGGACGGCCACGACCTCGACGCCCTGGCCGCGTCCGGGGTGCCGCTGGCCAACACGCCCGGTGTCAGCGCCGTCGCGGTCTCGGAATGGTGCCTGGCCGCCACGCTCTCGCTGTCGCGCAAGCTCGGCGCGGCCGACGCCGCCGTACGCGCGGGGGAGTGGCCGCAGCAGGGCCTCCAACCGTATGAGCTGCGTGGGCGCCGCGTCGGCATCGTCGGCTACGGCCCGATCGGCGTCTCCTGCGCCGAGATGTTCCGGGCGCTCGGCTGCCACGTCACGTTCTGGACCCGCACGCCCCGCGCGGACCCCGCCTTCGAAGACCTGGAGACGCTCGTCTCCGGCAGCGACGTCGTGGTGGTCGTCATCGCGCTGTCCGACGAGACCCGCGGCCTGATCGACCCGGCCCGCATGAAGCAGGGCGCCCTGCTCGTGAACGCGGCCAGAGGCGGCGTCGTCGACCAGCAGGCATTGGTCGCCTCGTTGCGTGACGGGCATCTCGGCGGCGCGGCGCTGGACGTGTTCGACGTCGAGCCGCTGCCCGCCGGCGACCCGCTGCGCGACCTGCCGAACGTCCTGCTCTCCCCGCACGTCGCCGGCGTCACCCCCGAGGCCACCGGCCGGCTGCTCACCGCCACCCTCGCCAACCTCACCGCCGCCCTCGAAGGCCGGGAGGTGGAAGCGGTGCTGAATGGCGTATCGCCCCTAGTGCGTAGGAAGTTTACGGAATCGTCTACCACATAG
- a CDS encoding serine/threonine-protein kinase has protein sequence MVSEDNRLIARRYELVRELGRGGMGVVWEGRDTLLNRQVAIKEVVLPDGLSPGDQERQLMRTVREARTAAKLNHPSVVAIYDVVEEGGRPWIVMELLSHPTVEQVVLSTGALPVREAADVGRQVLSALKAAHAAGILHRDVKPSNILITDDGRAVLTDFGIATVEGDASLTRTGMVTGSPSFLAPERVRAAEAGPASDLWSLGATLYACMVGRSPFERGDPMATLNALLSEEPDYRRIPPIMHPILRGLLQKEPEERVDAEEADRLLAAIAAAKPAAADRDVPKRSGGRGRALLAAGAAAAVVIAGGSVAYFKFATPAEGAPRATAVPAAATSPLTPSASQTPEPSATRTPTPSVTQPVVRAWKSRAGWSILRPVRWRGALQEAYTEWTRRDGNAHLGVEAVYSNLDVNELLRTQEDTVRQNAEGVVTRGRRTVTHQGVKAVEWEFSWTAGAAGDTPWATAGIRYREVRRAVSIGDTAYVVSWTVAENQWLRNRALMRQVMSSFTVGT, from the coding sequence ATGGTTTCGGAAGACAACCGGCTCATCGCCAGGCGCTACGAGTTAGTGCGCGAACTGGGCCGCGGGGGAATGGGCGTGGTCTGGGAAGGCCGGGACACGCTGCTCAACCGGCAGGTCGCCATCAAGGAAGTCGTGCTGCCCGACGGACTGTCGCCCGGCGACCAGGAACGCCAGCTCATGCGCACCGTCCGCGAGGCCCGCACCGCCGCCAAGCTCAACCACCCGTCCGTCGTGGCCATCTACGACGTCGTCGAGGAGGGCGGCCGCCCCTGGATCGTCATGGAGCTGCTGAGCCACCCCACGGTCGAGCAGGTCGTGCTCAGCACCGGCGCCCTGCCCGTGCGCGAGGCGGCCGACGTCGGCCGGCAGGTGTTGTCGGCGCTCAAGGCCGCCCACGCGGCCGGGATCCTGCACCGCGACGTCAAGCCCAGCAACATCCTCATCACGGACGACGGCCGCGCGGTGCTCACCGACTTCGGCATCGCCACCGTCGAGGGCGACGCGTCGCTCACCAGGACCGGCATGGTCACCGGCTCCCCGAGCTTCCTCGCCCCGGAACGTGTCCGCGCCGCGGAGGCCGGACCGGCCTCGGACCTGTGGTCGCTGGGCGCCACGCTGTACGCGTGCATGGTGGGGCGCTCGCCGTTCGAGCGGGGCGACCCCATGGCGACGCTCAACGCGCTGCTCAGCGAGGAGCCCGACTACCGGCGCATCCCGCCGATCATGCATCCGATCCTGCGCGGCCTGCTGCAGAAGGAGCCCGAGGAGCGGGTGGACGCCGAGGAAGCCGACCGGCTGCTCGCGGCCATCGCCGCGGCCAAGCCCGCCGCCGCCGACCGTGACGTGCCCAAGCGGAGCGGCGGGCGCGGGCGGGCGCTGCTCGCGGCCGGCGCGGCGGCGGCCGTCGTGATCGCCGGCGGCTCGGTCGCCTACTTCAAGTTCGCCACCCCCGCCGAGGGCGCGCCGCGCGCGACCGCCGTGCCCGCCGCGGCGACCAGCCCGCTCACGCCGAGCGCCAGCCAGACGCCGGAGCCGAGCGCCACCCGCACTCCGACGCCCAGCGTGACGCAGCCGGTCGTGCGGGCGTGGAAGTCGCGGGCCGGATGGTCGATCCTGCGGCCGGTCCGCTGGAGGGGCGCGCTCCAAGAGGCCTACACGGAATGGACGCGCCGGGACGGGAACGCCCATCTCGGGGTCGAGGCCGTCTACTCCAACCTCGACGTCAACGAGCTCCTGCGCACCCAGGAGGACACGGTCCGGCAGAACGCCGAAGGCGTGGTGACCCGTGGCCGGCGTACCGTCACGCACCAGGGCGTCAAGGCCGTGGAGTGGGAGTTCTCCTGGACGGCGGGCGCGGCGGGCGACACGCCGTGGGCCACCGCCGGCATCCGTTACCGGGAGGTACGCCGGGCGGTGTCGATCGGCGACACCGCGTACGTCGTGTCCTGGACGGTCGCCGAGAACCAGTGGCTGCGCAACAGGGCACTCATGCGACAGGTGATGAGCAGTTTTACGGTGGGGACATGA
- a CDS encoding CaiB/BaiF CoA transferase family protein yields the protein MSEVRRGPLAGVRVLELAGLAPGPFAGMMLADHGAEVLRVDRVRAVSDQPRRDVMDRGKRTIGLDLKAPEGVAAFKELARHADVVIEVFRPGVAERLGIGPADLHAVNERLIYGRMTGWGQDGPLAPSAGHDIDYIAISGILSMLGRAGDKPTPPINILGDFAGGGLMLAYGVLLALFERERTGKGRVIDAAMVDGAAILFAMFYQGVQSGFWGPRGTNLLDTGAPQYDTYETADGRYVAVGSLEPQFWDTMVSLMGLTDLPDRNDKAQWPALKARLAAEFRTRTRAEWEALFEGSDACVAPVLSMSEAASHPHNVARGSFVEIGGVTMPLPAPRLQGEPAQDLSPATRLTDLSGWGLPQEEADKLRSQGVLA from the coding sequence ATGTCTGAAGTTCGCCGAGGGCCGCTGGCCGGTGTCCGCGTGCTGGAGCTCGCGGGCCTGGCTCCCGGGCCGTTCGCCGGGATGATGCTGGCCGACCACGGCGCCGAGGTGTTGCGGGTGGACCGCGTCAGGGCGGTGTCGGACCAGCCGCGCAGGGACGTCATGGATCGGGGCAAGCGCACGATCGGGCTTGACCTGAAGGCGCCCGAGGGCGTGGCGGCGTTCAAGGAGCTGGCCAGGCACGCCGACGTGGTGATCGAGGTGTTCCGTCCGGGAGTGGCCGAGCGGCTCGGCATCGGTCCCGCCGACCTGCACGCGGTGAACGAGCGGCTGATCTATGGCCGGATGACCGGCTGGGGCCAGGACGGGCCGCTGGCGCCGTCGGCCGGGCACGACATCGACTACATCGCGATCTCCGGCATCCTGTCGATGCTGGGCCGCGCAGGCGACAAACCGACGCCGCCGATCAACATCCTGGGTGACTTCGCCGGCGGCGGCCTCATGCTCGCGTACGGGGTGCTGCTCGCCCTGTTCGAGCGGGAGCGCACCGGCAAGGGCCGGGTGATCGACGCGGCCATGGTGGACGGGGCGGCGATCCTGTTCGCGATGTTCTACCAGGGTGTGCAGAGCGGCTTCTGGGGTCCGCGCGGCACGAACCTGCTGGACACGGGCGCCCCGCAGTACGACACGTACGAGACCGCCGACGGCCGGTACGTGGCCGTGGGATCGCTGGAGCCGCAGTTCTGGGACACGATGGTGTCCTTGATGGGCCTGACGGACCTGCCCGACAGGAACGACAAGGCCCAGTGGCCCGCGCTGAAGGCCCGCCTGGCCGCGGAGTTCAGGACCCGGACCCGGGCCGAGTGGGAGGCGCTCTTCGAGGGCTCCGACGCATGTGTCGCGCCCGTGTTGTCCATGTCCGAGGCCGCCTCTCATCCGCACAACGTCGCCCGCGGCAGCTTCGTCGAGATCGGCGGCGTCACCATGCCGCTGCCCGCGCCCCGCCTGCAGGGCGAGCCCGCCCAGGACCTCTCTCCCGCCACCCGCCTGACCGACCTGTCCGGTTGGGGCCTGCCTCAGGAGGAGGCGGACAAGCTACGAAGCCAAGGGGTGCTCGCATGA